The region ATGCCTCTCCCTGCTCCATAACCAAATCCAAGACCAACTCCACATCCAACACCAAATCCAAAACCAAGCTGTAAACCGGGGATTCCAGGACCCAAACCAGCACCTGAAGGAACATGAATCTCGCATGATTCCAGAACAAAATACAAATAAAGATTGAATGAATGACACACTAAGTTAAAATTATGGAAGATTCTGTATTGGAATTTGAAGGAGCAGTGTGTTTAGCATCCGATAAGCACTCAATTTCTCGATAAGCGATAATTTAATTAGGGTTATGAAAACGAATTTCTTTCATACCCTAAATCATTCGGGACAGTCGCTACCAAAGTCAAGGAATTTCATTTTCGATAGGGTTGAGATGCTTTGTTGAGTTGGATTCGTAGCTTATAGAGTTTTTGAGAATAAATTTGATTTCTAGGTACAACAAATTAAATGGTAAATAATTCGATGGACCAAAGATCAAAACGAGAAAAAGGATTACCTCCGATCAGTCCAACACCGAAACCAACACCACAACCGGCGCCAAGACCAAACGCAGGGCCCAGCTTACCAAGTTTGTTAGAATAGGCCACCGGCAGCTTCCATAGTAAGCCTTTGTCGTCGTCGCTGTTCCTGTTGGGCATTTTCCTATGCGTGAAATTTGGTGTTTATGATCCGATTACCGAATGGCAAATACTCAGTGGTGTTTGGGAGTCCTTTTTAACCGCAAAAATTGGAATAGTTAATCAACTTTTTTTAAAGGTTGATAGCAATAACTTTACACCAGGCGCGAGTTCAACTTTACgataaaaatgaaagaaatgagtgtaaatgaaaacaaaaagaaatttgTGTTTTCCAGTTTCTTTAAAGAAGATAAGTGGAAGGAAAAAGAGTAAATGGATCattttccctcctaactttcctttCGATTTGAGatgatttggaaagaaagaacaaaataatTCATTTTCCTTCCGTTTCTCTCCAACTTggaaacacaaaagaaaattttgttttcttttctgttattttcttttcttttgttaaactcggAAACAAGGCGTTGTTCATACTCcatacacaatatatatatatatatatatatatatatatatatatatatatatatatatatatatatattatacagttgtaatcatttaaaacataaatcttATGGccaaaaaaaatattatgttgTATACAAATTACTATCCTTTTTAAAAATAGGGATTGACTTTTTGAAAGCTACATATTTTGTTTCGCCATAAAGGCaagcaaaacattttttttaacttatcTGTTTTTTTAAAGCACCATGATAATtatataatgtgttttatttatttttatgtattcggaccattatattcatatatatgttttatttatatattttcaaCTAATGACAATGAATCGTTATGGAAAAATATTAATTTGTCATATGATATCATAACAAAAGATAATTATTTGATCCTCTGATCGTATCTTACTAATATATTTATTTgcttcttccatttcttcttctttTCGTTATCCTAGTTGCTCTAGTTGCTGACCACACCCAAGGtcttttcatttatttttgaCCTTGATCGCTTCAGTTATGAACCATGGAGAGAGTTTTTGAAGCCCATTATGGATAGTTTGGTGTTTATGATCATTTATTTGAGCCAAAAATAAAGCCCAAATCGCTTCTAATAAATCCGAAAGGAATTGTATCGACTCCAACGTCAAAATATGGATCTACGGAAAGATTTCCCAATCTCTCCTCTAGATGATTCTAAAGAAAAACGTGACTGCTAGATAGATATAGATCAACCCAGAGACATTGTTTCGTGGTAAACCAAATGCCAAAGACATTCAACTAGATAAAGAACTTCGAAACATTACTATCGAGTacatcaaaaatatttttgatctCCTTGGTAACATTGATGTCATTGTTCTTGAAAAGACCCATGTTTTATACATCATCAAAGTCTCTCCCTAAATTTTGATTACATTGATAGTTTGATTCACTACAAATATCATTTTCCCACGTTTTTAAAAACTCGTTCCATGTTTTTTTGTTAGAAAAACAACGAATGAATTAGGTTGTAGACACTTGCTGCATGTTATTTTGTTAGAAAAACAACGAATGAATTAGGTTGTAGAATTTTTACCCAACTTTGAACTGTTATAATTTTTTCATACTAACTCGAAAAAGTTCTTTTCCTAGATAGTAGTTCTCTACATTGGCTTCATTTTAGGCTAAAAAAAAGGTTAATTGGTTAAAAAATGGATGACTTAAACAATCCTAAACAAGGGTCTTAGGGTTCTTgctttttgttttaatattgtgTGAAATATTTGCCCAACTTTGAAAAGCCATAAATACTTCATACGAACTCAGATTGAGCTGATTTCCCCCAAGATTGTAGTCCTTTATCGTGGCCTCATTTTAGGCTTAAAAATAACTCAATTGGTTGATGATTGGCTTGCTTACACAGCCCTCGACATGTGATGTTAGGGATGTTATTTGTGCATAATTTTCAGTTCTTAATTTATACATAAACAAAACCATTCCAAAGCATTACGATAAATCGTTCTGGCCATTCTAGCTTTCAAAACATAGGTAGATAACAAGATCTCATTTGGAACAATGTATAATCCAAAATAGACAAGTTGGTATTGATGGGCTTTAagcataacaaacaatcatatgtgtgcatgtaaACCTAATTGATTTGATCTATGTGTTTCTCTAAGTGAACATACAAGTATTGAACATCAaaaggaaaaaccctaggaaccctatgttataatcaaaatttacaTCTAGGGTTAGTAAACATACCAttaattgttatatagtaataacaattcAAATCCTTAATTTTGTTGAAGCTTCGAGAGCAAGCACCACAAATGGCGTGCCTCTAATGGTTAACACCCAACACTATCAAGGggatgagagaggagagagagatgggaaattttcggattttcttCTAAAGATATGGTGGCTGAAAATACAAGGGTGTAGGACCCTTTATATAGTGCAACAAGGATGCCTTGGATAAGCCTTAtctgaatataataataatatttcaaactTGGTAATTATCCACCTCCTTAATTATCTATTTTAGataatctagaaaccctaattatctTAGGAATTTCGTCCACCACCTTCTTGGAAGGTTCTGGACccttttgctcaactattgaacaattgcatttttagtccttacacttttaattaattcctttaatcccaaaattaattccaaattaatttttgattaaatattaattaaataatatgatttctaattaatatatgattttcataatacattaataaatcatttatttcaatttataaatcaaataataaatttaacctctctctcaaaaaatCATCCTGTCCAATtgctagttatgagggcaactcaaaaggattgtgctactatcgattcaagtatatatcaattatagttatgagcttagatacctaatccaacagtttctaacttggataaatctaataaatATAGTTGCCGGTATAACTTCTAAAACtgattagcaaattgtagctctcaaaccTGTTGTTGAACTTTGACCCAGTGGATTacgactactaattgaacacatcaattcggtccagtcttggccaagcgctttagatgtcgacatcaaatcatcgaggggccaacggatatcgccttttcccgttagggaaaaaggaacggataaacttcgacttatatgattGCACTATTTACTcttcaaatcatgcacaacaatacattttataacatcatgatGTGATtatgtattatcaatgcacaactgacttgtaaacaaaaactaatatatctcggtttcaagaatatgagatattatcgtctccaaattactcatgataaaatccatgaagtaattctctgagtgtAGGTTTATCCAATACTAAAAATCCTCATTTTCCAAGTACTCATGGACATTGCAGCAaaactattgctatgtctaatccccatagacaatctacaatttaattcatgacagtcttaattcgctacttacttccaaaaatacgatcgactatggatgtttgaataatccaattattcaggaagtaaaacatgcaaagtgaaacacaataataaccaaattaactatggtctcaagactattgaatataaataaaactcttattacttaatcacca is a window of Lactuca sativa cultivar Salinas chromosome 1, Lsat_Salinas_v11, whole genome shotgun sequence DNA encoding:
- the LOC111913471 gene encoding protein TRIGALACTOSYLDIACYLGLYCEROL 5, chloroplastic, with protein sequence MPNRNSDDDKGLLWKLPVAYSNKLGKLGPAFGLGAGCGVGFGVGLIGGAGLGPGIPGLQLGFGFGVGCGVGLGFGYGAGRGIAYDENRKHSNVGRLFNGPGSMPTQDEIGYLIEEVVVNTKKLIKATHKEVEKWRRY